Proteins encoded together in one Lathyrus oleraceus cultivar Zhongwan6 chromosome 5, CAAS_Psat_ZW6_1.0, whole genome shotgun sequence window:
- the LOC127086818 gene encoding malonyl-coenzyme A:anthocyanin 3-O-glucoside-6''-O-malonyltransferase yields the protein MYIYTHITYQSSSFNFSQMAYATKLEHKFIEQTLIIPSSTTSISLPLTFLDIPLAGPIYVKRQFFYRFSHSPDYFYKTTLPSLKHSLLLTLQHFFPLAGNLFSPPSPDKPFIVCTQKDSVVFTIFETSADFNHLSANKHPKNISDFNHLVPKLTHKTTLDDNEIESNTFIFPLLTLQVSVFPNQGLCIAITYCHVMDDNCCNHFMKTWSSIHGNFEEVDMKSTPCFDRNILKDPKGLENVFLRDYFEERKTWKNKVTTQTQSQVTQEKHQDYVKATFVFGKEKIESMKRFILNQWKKNDHEIKAPEFLSKFVVTCGFIWASLVKTRYRNDNDDDEKEEYFRFAGDCRDRLGYAIPEGYFGNCLTLCHATAKRKDLKGEDGFVNGVKVIERAVTEMKKEPFRDATEWRETFKKMYEFGSVLLVTGSPKFNVYDIDFGFGKPVKVDMLHSFKCMSIAESGDGEGGLEVGLVFKSGEFEYFCSVIEQGLETFKF from the coding sequence ATGTATATTTATACACACATTACTTACCAATCATCATCATTCAATTTTTCACAAATGGCATATGCTACAAAACTTGAGCATAAGTTTATTGAGCAGACTCTAATTATTCCATCATCAACAACGTCAATTTCTCTCCCTCTCACATTTCTTGATATCCCTTTGGCGGGTCCAATTTATGTTAAACGTCAATTTTTCTATCGCTTTTCGCATTCGCCGGATTATTTTTACAAAACAACACTTCCTTCTCTCAAACACTCTCTTTTGCTTACTCTTCAACATTTCTTCCCTCTCGCGGGAAATCTCTTCTCTCCACCATCACCCGACAAACCGTTTATCGTCTGCACGCAAAAGGACTCTGTCGTATTTACCATTTTCGAAACTTCCGCGGATTTCAACCATCTCTCGGCCAATAAGCATCCCAAAAATATCTCAGACTTTAATCACCTTGTTCCAAAATTAACCCATAAAACAACCCTAGATGATAATGAGATTGAAAGTAACACCTTCATTTTCCCTTTGTTGACTTTACAAGTCTCGGTTTTCCCTAACCAAGGTCTTTGCATCGCAATCACATATTGTCATGTCATGGATGATAATTGCTGTAATCATTTCATGAAAACTTGGTCTTCTATCCATGGAAATTTTGAAGAAGTTGACATGAAGTCAACACCTTGTTTTGATAGGAATATTTTGAAGGACCCAAAAGGGCTTGAGAATGTTTTCTTAAGAGACTATTTTGAAGAAAGAAAAACATGGAAGAATAAAGTTACTACTCAAACTCAAAGTCAAGTTACCCAAGAAAAACACCAAGACTATGTCAAAGCAACTTTTGTTTTTGGAAAAGAAAAAATTGAAAGTATGAAAAGATTCATACTCAATCAATGGAAGAAAAATGATCACGAGATTAAAGCGCCAGAATTTTTATCTAAATTCGTCGTAACTTGTGGATTTATATGGGCTAGTTTGGTTAAAACAAGATATAGAAACGACAACGATGACGATGAAAAAGAAGAATATTTTCGTTTTGCAGGTGATTGTAGAGATAGACTTGGATACGCGATACCGGAAGGATACTTTGGAAATTGTTTAACGCTATGTCATGCAACGGCGAAGAGAAAGGATCTAAAAGGAGAAGATGGTTTTGTGAATGGTGTTAAGGTAATTGAAAGGGCGGTAACTGAGATGAAAAAGGAACCTTTTAGAGATGCGACGGAATGGAGGGAGACATTTAAGAAAATGTATGAGTTTGGAAGTGTGTTGTTGGTAACAGGATCACCTAAGTTTAATGTTTATGACATTGATTTTGGATTTGGAAAACCTGTTAAAGTTGACATGTTGCATTCGTTTAAATGTATGTCTATTGCTGAAAGTGGAGATGGAGAAGGTGGACTTGAGGTTGGGTTGGTATTTAAGAGTGGGGAGTTTGAATATTTTTGTTCTGTCATTGAACAAGGACTTGAAACTTTTAAATTTTAA